The Clarias gariepinus isolate MV-2021 ecotype Netherlands chromosome 7, CGAR_prim_01v2, whole genome shotgun sequence genome includes a window with the following:
- the LOC128527947 gene encoding extracellular calcium-sensing receptor-like: MHQNGDLILGGLFEVHFLTVFPELSFTSEPEQPYCEQFDMASFQQAMTMVFAIDEINKNPKLLPNTTLGYHLYDNCVKLAVAFRAATALISGTSETAFNLNCTSSPPVIGIVGDPGSTHSIAISSVLGLFRVPMVSYFATCSCLTDRNQFPSFFRTIPSDAFQVRAIVQILKHFSWTWVGLVYSNDDYGIYAAHSFNQDVREQLGGCVAYSEMLPRDNNRRDVERIVRVIKTSTAKVVVVVSTEAYLLPLMDEVSLRNVTEKQWIASEAWATSPIFLTPRLLPFLGGTLGIAIRRGEIAGLRDFLLRLRPDMQPGNNMVRIFWQEMFGCRFEKDGMQTEDDNIMLCAGDEDLSSTNTAYSDMSELRASYNVYKAVYALAYALHDLTQCEEGKGPFNGHSCARISTLQPWQVVHYLQSVNFTTGFGDHVSFDKNGDPLAIYDVMNWQPNPDGSIRVHKVGVVNEAAQTEHIFTLNEDALFWNFDTKKPPRSVCSESCPLGTRRASKKGMPICCFDCLPCADGEISNKTDSNECTVCPDEFWSSPEKDCCIPKKVEFLSYEEPLGISLTTASIFGTCFCTGVFGVFVHHRHTPVVRANNSELSFLLLLSLKLCFLCVLLFIGQPQLWTCQLRHVVFGISFVLSVSSILVKTIVVVAVFKSSRPEGQNAMKWFGVAQQRGTVLILTAFQAVICTVWLSTASPTPHKNTHYISSKIVFECAVGSVIGFGSLLGYIGLLAAISFLLAFLARNLPDTFNEAKFITFSMLIFCAVWLTFVPAYVSSPGKYSVAVEVFAILASSFGLLIAIFAPKCYIILLHPEQNTKKAIMGRPPRNK; the protein is encoded by the exons ATGCACCAGAATGGAGACCTTATTTTGGGAGGTCTATTTGAAGTCCACTTTCTTACAGTGTTTCCAGAGTTGAGCTTCACGAGTGAGCCGGAACAACCCTATTGTGAACA GTTTGACATGGCAAGCTTTCAGCAGGCAATGACTATGGTTTTTGCTATtgatgaaattaataaaaatcccAAGCTGCTTCCTAACACCACGCTGGGATATCATCTGTATGATAACTGTGTAAAGCTTGCTGTGGCATTTCGAGCAGCCACAGCCCTGATCAGTGGAACCAGTGAAACTGCCTTTAATTTGAACTGCACTAGTTCTCCCCCAGTGATTGGGATAGTGGGGGACCCGGGTTCCACTCACTCTATTGCCATCTCTAGTGTGCTGGGATTGTTTCGAGTGCCAatg GTGAGCTACTTTGCCACATGCTCCTGTCTCACTGACCGAAATCAGTTCCCCTCATTTTTTAGGACAATTCCAAGTGATGCCTTTCAGGTGCGTGCCATTGTCCAAATTCTAAAACACTTCAGCTGGACCTGGGTGGGCCTTGTGTACAGCAATGATGATTATGGTATCTATGCTGCCCACTCCTTTAACCAAGATGTCAGGGAACAGCTGGGTGGCTGTGTGGCATACTCTGAGATGCTGCCAAGAGATAACAACCGCAGAGATGTGGAACGTATTGTCAGAGTGATCAAAACCTCCACAGCCAAAGTTGTGGTGGTGGTTTCTACGGAGGCCTACTTATTGCCACTAATGGATGAAGTATCTCTGAGAAATGTAACTGAAAAGCAATGGATTGCTAGTGAGGCATGGGCCACTTCACCCATCTTCCTCACACCACGCCTGCTACCATTCCTCGGAGGAACTCTAGGAATCGCCATTCGTCGTGGAGAGATTGCAGGGCTTCGGGACTTCCTGCTACGCTTGCGCCCTGACATGCAACCTGGGAACAACATGGTGCGGATATTTTGGCAGGAGATGTTTGGGTGCAGGTTTGAGAAAGATGGCATGCAGACTGAGGATGATaatataatgttgtgtgcaGGGGATGAAGATCTAAGCAGCACAAATACGGCATACAGCGATATGTCTGAACTAAGGGCTtcttataatgtttataaagcAGTTTATGCACTAGCTTATGCACTTCATGACCTAACACAGTGTGAGGAGGGCAAGGGGCCATTTAATGGTCACAGCTGTGCCAGAATATCTACTTTGCAGCCTTGGCAG GTTGTCCATTACCTACAGAGTGTAAATTTCACTACTGGTTTTGGAGACCACGTATCTTTTGACAAGAATGGTGATCCATTAGCCATCTATGATGTCATGAACTGGCAACCAAACCCAGATGGTTCGATCAGGGTGCACAAAGTTGGAGTGGTGAATGAAGCTGCACAAACAGAACACATATTTACACTGAATGAGGATGCTCTGTTCTGGAACTTTGATACAAAGAAG CCACCGAGATCTGTGTGTAGTGAAAGCTGCCCTCTGGGCACCAGAAGAGCCAGCAAGAAGGGCATGCCCATCTGCTGCTTTGACTGTCTTCCCTGTGCTGATGGAGAAATCAGCAACAAAACAG ATTCTAATGAATGCACTGTATGTCCTGATGAGTTCTGGTCTAGCCCAGAGAAAGATTGTTGTATACCAAAGAAGGTGGAGTTCCTGTCCTATGAAGAGCCACTGGGCATCTCTTTAACAACAGCTTCCATCTTTGGCACCTGCTTCTGCACTGGAGTTtttggtgtgtttgtgcacCACCGACACACACCTGTGGTCCGTGCCAACAACTCTGAGTTGAGTTTTCTACTGCTACTGTCACTTAAACTGTGCTTCCTTTGTGTATTGTTATTCATTGGCCAGCCTCAGCTGTGGACATGCCAACTGAGGCATGTGGTATTTGGTATTAGCTTTGTACTGAGTGTCTCCAGCATTCTTGTCAAAACCATAGTGGTTGTGGCTGTGTTTAAGTCCTCTCGCCCAGAAGGCCAAAATGCTATGAAGTGGTTTGGAGTGGCCCAACAGAGAGGTACAGTGCTGATTCTCACAGCATTCCAGGCagttatatgtacagtatggctATCCACAGCATCTCCAACACCCCACAAAAACACTCACTACATCAGCTCAAAAATAGTATTTGAATGTGCTGTGGGTTCTGTAATTGGGTTTGGATCTCTATTAGGCTACATTGGCCTGCTGGCTGCAATAAGCTTTCTACTGGCCTTCTTAGCCAGGAACCTGCCAGATACCTTTAATGAGGCCAAATTCATCACCTTTAGCATGCTGATATTCTGTGCTGTGTGGCTCACCTTTGTGCCTGCATACGTCAGCTCACCAGGAAAGTATTCTGTGGCTGTAGAGGTCTTTGCTATCTTGGCATCAAGTTTTGGGCTGCTAATAGCCATATTTGCCCCAAAATGCTACATTATACTTTTACACCCAGAACAGAATACCAAAAAGGCAATCATGGGTCGACCACCTCGAAACAAATAG